One window from the genome of Bradyrhizobium sp. 4 encodes:
- a CDS encoding plasmid pRiA4b ORF-3 family protein, producing the protein MIKLEKWFDNTTIEGLLLLLEAAGRCPPEDVGGAPASAEYLDAISDPTHPEHEHMRLWGPEHFDPNVIDSKALEAAVNALSEIWKPRRRVTRSK; encoded by the coding sequence GTGATCAAACTCGAAAAATGGTTCGACAACACGACGATAGAGGGACTTCTCCTCCTGCTCGAGGCCGCCGGTCGTTGTCCTCCGGAGGACGTCGGCGGTGCGCCAGCCTCTGCCGAATACCTCGACGCCATCAGCGACCCCACCCATCCGGAGCACGAACACATGCGCCTCTGGGGGCCCGAACACTTCGATCCCAACGTCATCGACAGCAAGGCCCTCGAGGCCGCCGTCAACGCTTTGTCCGAAATTTGGAAGCCGCGGCGCCGCGTCACGCGCTCAAAATAG
- the tnpB gene encoding IS66 family insertion sequence element accessory protein TnpB (TnpB, as the term is used for proteins encoded by IS66 family insertion elements, is considered an accessory protein, since TnpC, encoded by a neighboring gene, is a DDE family transposase.), whose product MLTPSTGLTIYVATQPVDFRKGADGLPLLAKETLGQDPMKGVAMVFRAKRADRVKIVVWDGTGLVMYWKRLDSSGFKWPPTVAGMMRMIAAQLSALLAGMDWTRMHAPQIPQPKALA is encoded by the coding sequence ATGCTGACGCCATCCACGGGCCTCACGATTTATGTTGCGACCCAACCTGTGGACTTCAGAAAGGGTGCGGATGGCTTGCCGCTCTTGGCGAAGGAGACGCTTGGCCAAGACCCGATGAAGGGTGTGGCGATGGTCTTCCGTGCGAAGCGCGCCGATCGCGTGAAGATTGTCGTCTGGGATGGTACCGGCCTGGTGATGTACTGGAAGCGGCTCGATAGCAGCGGCTTCAAATGGCCTCCCACCGTGGCCGGCATGATGCGGATGATTGCCGCGCAGTTGTCTGCGCTTCTGGCCGGCATGGATTGGACGCGCATGCACGCACCTCAAATCCCGCAACCGAAAGCACTTGCGTAG
- a CDS encoding DUF3800 domain-containing protein yields the protein MDPLYWSTVDIIDSILTEYEKHQLLPFHGQLKDALYTILRFNLADTVDLFRRYSYPDVGSQRRNDFISELRGRLEEREPLLGHFEYMMLKGVLQIAEKLDALPYLEDEQANVLVESFGPFYVGRICLFKNSHHILDVEKVIEEYLGAEVFMDGDRRLENFRFVVSHDEPGVQASDVIAGLLGKFFALVQVTDRDQLCSIRENLSNQQKTNLGLLKQLLDGSIAENKAFAHRVLSFEDQQRAAILLG from the coding sequence ATGGACCCGCTCTACTGGTCCACCGTCGATATTATCGATTCAATTTTGACGGAGTATGAGAAGCATCAACTCCTTCCATTTCATGGTCAGCTCAAGGACGCGCTTTATACGATTCTGCGCTTCAACCTGGCGGACACGGTTGATCTGTTTCGGCGATATTCCTATCCTGATGTCGGAAGCCAACGCCGAAACGACTTTATTTCCGAGCTTCGCGGGCGTCTAGAAGAGCGCGAGCCGCTGCTCGGTCATTTCGAATACATGATGCTCAAGGGCGTTCTTCAGATCGCCGAGAAGCTGGATGCGCTCCCGTACCTTGAGGACGAGCAGGCCAACGTGCTGGTCGAGAGTTTCGGTCCTTTCTATGTTGGGCGGATCTGCTTGTTCAAGAATTCGCACCACATCCTGGATGTGGAAAAGGTGATCGAGGAGTATCTCGGCGCGGAAGTGTTCATGGACGGCGATCGGCGACTCGAAAATTTCCGTTTTGTCGTATCCCATGACGAGCCGGGCGTGCAGGCGTCTGATGTCATTGCCGGGTTGTTGGGCAAGTTCTTTGCTCTGGTTCAAGTGACCGACCGGGATCAGCTCTGCAGCATACGCGAGAACCTGAGCAACCAGCAGAAGACAAACCTCGGTCTGCTCAAGCAATTGCTCGATGGATCGATCGCGGAGAACAAGGCGTTTGCTCACCGAGTCCTGAGCTTCGAGGACCAGCAGCGCGCTGCAATCCTGCTTGGCTGA
- a CDS encoding IS5 family transposase — MRPKKHRTTGSNDLFRARLDQIINLKHELVLLAGKIDWDWIDGEIAPLYSENGRPGIETRFMIGLLLLKHIYGLSDEGVCERWVHDPYFQFFTGEEFFQHAFPHERSDLSHWRKRLGDKLELLLAESLRVAHEAGALRSQDLKRVTVDTTVQPKAITFPTDAKLLHAAIQGLNRLARRHAVRLRQSYSRVAKAAAMMAGRYAHAKQFSRHQRQLRILRSRLGRIIRDIRRKIERQPALEEAFALPLGRASQIRSQQQRQRGWKLYSFHAPEVECIGKGKASAPYEFGVKASIVTNNRRAPGGLFVLHARSLPDNPYDGHTLRDVIDRTEALTGCPIERAYVDKGYRGHDTQNPRRVFISGQKRGVFGAIKRELRRRSAIEPIIGHLKAEGHLGRCYLKGRAGDAANVVLSAVGHNFRRILAWLRELLCLFLIQLSHTLACPLPLNSAS; from the coding sequence ATGCGACCGAAGAAGCACAGGACGACGGGATCGAACGATCTGTTCCGGGCGCGGCTGGACCAGATCATCAATCTGAAGCACGAGTTGGTTCTGCTTGCCGGCAAGATCGATTGGGACTGGATCGACGGCGAGATCGCGCCGCTCTACAGCGAGAACGGCCGGCCCGGGATCGAGACCCGCTTCATGATCGGGCTGTTGTTGCTCAAGCATATCTACGGGCTGTCCGATGAGGGGGTGTGCGAGCGCTGGGTCCACGACCCTTATTTCCAGTTCTTCACCGGCGAAGAGTTTTTCCAGCACGCTTTCCCGCACGAACGCTCGGACCTGAGCCATTGGCGCAAGCGGCTCGGCGACAAGCTGGAGCTGCTGCTGGCCGAGAGCCTGCGGGTGGCGCACGAAGCCGGCGCCTTACGCAGCCAGGACCTCAAGCGCGTCACGGTTGATACCACGGTGCAGCCGAAGGCCATCACCTTTCCGACCGACGCCAAGCTGCTTCATGCGGCCATCCAGGGCCTCAATCGCCTGGCGAGAAGGCACGCCGTCAGGCTGCGGCAATCCTATTCTCGCGTGGCCAAGGCCGCTGCGATGATGGCGGGCCGCTACGCCCATGCCAAACAGTTCAGCCGGCATCAGCGGCAGTTGCGTATCCTGCGCAGCCGGCTGGGCCGGATCATCCGCGACATCCGTCGCAAGATCGAGCGCCAGCCAGCCCTCGAGGAGGCATTCGCCCTTCCGCTTGGCCGAGCCAGCCAGATCCGCTCCCAGCAGCAGCGCCAGCGCGGCTGGAAGCTCTATTCATTTCATGCCCCGGAGGTGGAGTGCATCGGCAAAGGCAAGGCCTCAGCCCCTTACGAGTTCGGCGTGAAGGCCTCCATCGTCACCAACAATCGCCGAGCTCCCGGTGGCCTGTTCGTACTGCATGCCAGGTCGCTGCCCGATAATCCCTACGACGGTCATACCCTGCGGGACGTCATCGACCGCACCGAGGCGCTCACCGGCTGTCCGATCGAGCGGGCCTATGTCGACAAGGGATATCGCGGCCACGACACGCAAAATCCACGTCGCGTCTTCATTTCGGGCCAGAAGCGCGGCGTGTTCGGCGCCATCAAGCGCGAGCTCCGGCGCCGCTCCGCCATCGAGCCCATCATCGGACATCTGAAGGCCGAAGGTCACCTTGGCCGCTGCTATCTCAAAGGCCGCGCCGGCGACGCCGCCAACGTCGTGCTCTCAGCAGTCGGCCACAACTTCCGCCGTATCCTCGCCTGGCTCAGAGAACTCTTGTGCCTCTTCCTGATCCAGCTATCGCATACGCTTGCCTGTCCGCTCCCGCTCAATTCGGCTTCTTAA
- a CDS encoding nucleotidyl transferase AbiEii/AbiGii toxin family protein → MDKFLNLSNADRREALGVAASNSGLPAHLLEKDVWVVWCLNALFSSPMGDHLVFKGGTSLSKAYGAIRRFSEDVDLTYDIRAIAPDLVSASEDNPVPQSRSQSKKWSDKARERLPVWVKEKALPVINKRLQHDKLSAKAEAKDDKIFVTYDPLETGSGYVSPAVMLEFGARSTGEPSELHDVVCDAAQYLETLEFPTAKPKTMKAERTFWEKATAIHVFCVQGKLKGERFARHWYDLVRLDDAGIAESAMKDRKLAVTVAEHKSWFFSEKDSAGAVIEYNSAVGGALKLVPEGQSRVVLERDYKHMIADGLLLDEPETFDELMRRCADLEKWANKVI, encoded by the coding sequence TTGGATAAATTTCTAAATCTATCGAATGCCGATCGCCGAGAGGCGCTCGGCGTTGCTGCTTCAAACTCAGGACTACCTGCACATCTTCTCGAGAAGGATGTTTGGGTCGTTTGGTGCCTGAATGCGCTTTTTTCCTCGCCAATGGGCGACCATCTGGTCTTCAAGGGCGGAACGTCCCTTTCGAAGGCTTACGGCGCAATCCGCCGTTTCTCGGAAGACGTCGATCTCACCTACGACATCCGCGCGATAGCTCCGGACCTGGTGAGCGCAAGTGAGGACAATCCGGTCCCTCAGAGCCGCAGTCAAAGCAAAAAGTGGAGCGACAAGGCACGAGAACGCCTCCCAGTCTGGGTCAAGGAAAAGGCGTTGCCCGTAATCAATAAGCGCTTGCAACATGACAAGCTGAGCGCCAAGGCTGAAGCCAAGGACGACAAGATTTTCGTCACGTACGATCCCTTGGAGACTGGTAGCGGCTATGTGAGCCCCGCCGTGATGCTCGAATTCGGCGCACGATCGACAGGGGAGCCGAGCGAACTTCATGACGTCGTTTGCGACGCTGCCCAGTACCTTGAAACTCTCGAATTCCCGACCGCTAAGCCCAAGACCATGAAAGCGGAGCGAACCTTCTGGGAGAAGGCGACTGCGATCCATGTCTTTTGCGTTCAAGGGAAACTGAAAGGCGAACGCTTCGCTCGCCACTGGTATGACCTTGTGAGATTGGACGATGCAGGGATTGCGGAATCGGCAATGAAGGACCGAAAACTTGCTGTAACCGTTGCGGAGCACAAGTCGTGGTTCTTCTCAGAAAAGGATTCTGCCGGGGCGGTCATCGAATACAACTCGGCCGTCGGTGGCGCCTTAAAGCTCGTCCCAGAGGGACAATCGCGAGTCGTCTTGGAACGAGATTACAAGCACATGATCGCGGACGGACTCTTGCTCGACGAGCCCGAGACATTTGATGAACTGATGCGTCGGTGCGCGGACCTCGAGAAATGGGCGAACAAGGTTATTTGA
- a CDS encoding DUF6088 family protein: MTTLSTRILEVTKELPEGAPIAAKALLQLGKRAAVDQALSRLAERGKLLRARRGVYLRPVESRFGTRAPSVEKVIEETKARSGEIIVSSGAAAANHLGLTTQVPVRQVFLTSGPSRQLHLGKQVVEFKHAPRWQLTLANRRAGEVVRALAWVGPETARQALQSVSQKLTPIEANELRSAAPSLPTWLAKPVSELRVG, from the coding sequence ATGACCACCCTGAGCACCCGGATTTTGGAAGTCACAAAAGAACTGCCCGAAGGCGCGCCCATCGCTGCCAAGGCACTTTTGCAACTTGGAAAGCGTGCTGCCGTCGATCAGGCCCTTTCGCGTCTTGCCGAGCGAGGAAAGCTCTTGCGCGCGAGGCGAGGGGTATATCTACGTCCGGTCGAAAGCCGCTTCGGGACTAGAGCTCCGTCGGTCGAAAAAGTCATTGAGGAGACCAAGGCGCGCAGCGGTGAAATTATCGTTTCCAGCGGCGCTGCGGCGGCCAACCACCTCGGTTTGACGACGCAGGTACCTGTTCGGCAGGTCTTTCTGACCTCCGGTCCTTCCCGCCAGCTCCATCTTGGCAAGCAAGTTGTGGAATTCAAGCATGCACCGCGTTGGCAGCTTACCCTGGCCAACCGTCGAGCAGGTGAGGTCGTGCGCGCGCTTGCCTGGGTCGGTCCAGAGACTGCAAGACAAGCCTTGCAATCGGTCAGTCAAAAACTGACTCCGATTGAAGCGAACGAACTGAGGTCTGCCGCACCTTCATTGCCGACTTGGCTTGCCAAGCCGGTAAGCGAACTGCGCGTTGGATAA
- a CDS encoding DUF2235 domain-containing protein, with protein MKIWRIFERLAHWVALLLGIVAIVAIGVIIGHPAEKSGNQPNFAGAEQQQKRLAVFLDGTWNSVDSNTNVWRMRALCASKGRDGKPQLVYYSVGVNGFLGGVFGQGLDENIRHAYEWLIENYNDGDEIYIFGFSRGAYTARALAGLIAIDGILKAGSPIGVSELFERYRKGDEESIWTLKDKEAAGDVAKLTEQERWLLKYAQPTKIKVIGVWDTVGSVGLAAGNIPGISRSSFDYLQTGLRLPILNGYHALAIDEHRNDFVPTLWDVHHPKDPKAIIAQPRPLSGVEQRWFVGAHANVGGGYETDLLAQAPLRWMMKKAESQGLSFRSEVDLEGNSVVAPITDSYKLFGYGMYARFTRPLYRSIGQEPDVRDDGRHININETIDGSVFGRWRADPGYRPTNLVEWAQRKKVDPAQLQTSVRADDPHSAVPDQ; from the coding sequence ATGAAGATTTGGCGAATTTTTGAACGGCTCGCGCACTGGGTGGCCCTTCTCTTGGGTATTGTCGCAATCGTCGCGATCGGTGTGATTATCGGCCACCCTGCGGAGAAAAGCGGCAACCAGCCGAACTTCGCCGGTGCTGAGCAGCAACAGAAGCGTCTGGCGGTCTTTCTCGATGGGACGTGGAATAGTGTCGATAGCAACACGAATGTCTGGCGGATGCGGGCCCTGTGCGCCTCGAAAGGGAGAGACGGAAAGCCGCAGCTCGTCTACTACTCGGTCGGAGTGAACGGTTTTCTCGGTGGGGTGTTCGGACAAGGGCTCGATGAGAACATCCGGCACGCCTACGAGTGGCTCATAGAAAATTACAACGACGGCGACGAGATCTACATTTTCGGCTTCAGCCGCGGCGCATACACCGCAAGAGCCTTGGCTGGATTGATCGCCATCGACGGCATCCTCAAGGCTGGGTCGCCCATAGGCGTCAGCGAGCTCTTCGAGCGCTATAGGAAAGGTGACGAGGAAAGTATTTGGACTTTGAAGGATAAGGAAGCGGCTGGCGACGTCGCCAAGCTGACCGAGCAGGAGAGATGGCTACTCAAGTATGCCCAACCCACGAAAATCAAGGTGATTGGCGTCTGGGACACCGTCGGGTCTGTCGGCTTGGCGGCAGGGAATATCCCCGGCATCAGCCGTTCGTCTTTCGATTATCTTCAGACCGGACTGCGTCTTCCCATCCTGAACGGATATCACGCGCTGGCTATCGATGAGCATCGGAACGACTTTGTTCCCACCCTCTGGGATGTCCACCATCCAAAAGATCCGAAGGCCATCATCGCGCAGCCGCGACCGCTCTCCGGCGTCGAGCAACGCTGGTTTGTGGGCGCCCACGCCAACGTAGGTGGCGGCTACGAGACCGACCTTCTCGCCCAGGCACCACTGCGCTGGATGATGAAAAAGGCAGAATCGCAGGGACTTTCGTTTCGATCAGAGGTCGACTTGGAGGGAAATTCGGTGGTGGCGCCGATCACCGATTCCTACAAGCTCTTCGGCTACGGGATGTACGCCAGGTTCACGCGACCGCTCTACCGGTCGATTGGCCAAGAGCCGGATGTCCGCGACGACGGGAGGCACATCAACATAAACGAGACGATCGACGGCAGCGTGTTTGGGCGCTGGCGCGCCGATCCCGGGTATCGTCCGACCAATCTTGTCGAATGGGCACAACGCAAGAAAGTAGACCCGGCGCAGCTGCAGACGTCCGTGCGGGCCGACGATCCTCATTCAGCCGTGCCCGACCAATAG